The Bos javanicus breed banteng chromosome 18, ARS-OSU_banteng_1.0, whole genome shotgun sequence genome has a segment encoding these proteins:
- the LOC133229680 gene encoding zinc finger protein 432-like — MTEDEIHSHTWPETGNIGNHLQVDWENKKMLKGIEQYQEHNTFGNPVLQSQSYFCFRQNHDMFEFHIKTLKSNSSLVIQSQSYEIKNSTKCNGDGKSFLFGKHEKCHSPVKCPVSAKPISTKSQVIKHQITHNIEKAHICSECGKAFVKKSQLTDHQRVHTGEKPYGCNLCAKVFSRKSRLNEHQRIHEREKSFICSDCGKVFITKSRLIEHQRTHTGEKPYVCSDCGKGFPGKRNLILHQRNHTGEKSYVCSECGKGFTAKSMLTIHQRTHTGEKPYICSECGKGFTTKHYVIIHQRNHTGEKPYICNECGKGFIMKSRLTEHQRIHTGEKPYVCNECEKGFSRKGNLIVHQKTHTVEKSYVCSECGKGFTLKSMLTVHQRTHTGEKPYICSECGKGFPLKSRLVVHQRTHTGEKPYRCSECGKGFVVNSALMIHQRTHTGEKPYTCNECGKEFAFKSNLVVHQRTHTGEKPFTCSECGKGFTMKRYLIVHQQIHMGEKSYICSECGKGFVMETELILHQQIHTGEKPYACSECGKGFFVKSRLVVHQRTHTGEKPFVCSDCGKGFSSKRNLLVHQRTHNGNKP; from the exons atgacagaagatgaaatacaCAGTCATACCTGGCCAG AAACTGGCAACATTGGTAATCATCTGCAGGTTGactgggaaaataaaaaaatgctgAAAGGTATTGAACAATACCAGGAACATAATACATTTGGAAATCCTGTTCTTCAAAGCCAAAGTTATTTCTGTTTCAGGCAAAATCATGATATGTTTGAGTTCCATATAAAAACTTTGAAGTCAAATTCAAGTTTAGTCATTCAGAGCcaaagctatgaaattaaaaactctaCTAAATGTAATGGAGATGGAAAATCATTTCTGTTTGGTAAACATGAAAAATGTCATTCTCCAGTTAAATGCCCTGTAAGTGCAAAACCCATCAGCACTAAGTCCCAAGTCATTAAGCACCAAATAACTCACAACATAGAGAAAGCCCATatatgcagtgaatgtgggaaagcctttgtTAAGAAGTCTCAGCTCACTGATCATCAGAGAgttcatacaggagagaaaccttatgGATGCAATCTATGTGCAAAAGTATTCTCCCGGAAGTCCAGGCTCAAtgaacatcagagaattcatgaGAGAGAGAAATCTTTTATATGCAGTGATTGTGGAAAAGTCTTCATCACGAAGAGCCGTCTGATTGAACACCAGCGaactcacacaggagagaaaccttatgTATGCAGTGACTGTGGAAAAGGCTTCCCAGGGAAGCGTAATCTCATCTTACATCAGCGAAATCATACTGGAGAGAAATCCTATGTATGTAGTGAATGTGGAAAAGGCTTCACTGCAAAGAGCATGCTCACTATACACCAGCGAACTCACACCGGAGAGAAACCATACAtctgcagtgaatgtgggaaaggcTTTACCACAAAGCACTATGTCATCATCCACCAACGGAatcatacaggagagaaaccctacATATGCAATGAATGTGGGAAAGGTTTCATTATGAAGAGCCGTCTGACCGaacatcagcgaattcatacAGGAGAGAAGCCGTATGTGTGCAATGAATGTGAAAAAGGCTTTTCCAGGAAGGGTAATCTGATTGTACATCAGAAGACTCATACAGTAGAGAAATCCTATGTATGTAGTGAATGTGGAAAAGGCTTCACCTTGAAGAGCATGCTTACCGTACATCAACgaactcacactggagagaaaccctacaTCTGCAGTGAGTGTGGGAAAGGCTTCCCATTAAAGAGTCGGCTGGTCGTGCATCAGCGAACACATACTGGTGAAAAACCTTACcgatgcagtgaatgtgggaaaggcTTCGTTGTGAACAGTGCACTAATGATACATCAGCgaactcacactggagagaaaccctatacATGCAATGAATGTGGAAAAGAGTTTGCCTTTAAGAGCAATCTTGTGGTACATCAGCgaactcatactggagagaaaccctttACATGCAGTGAGTGTGGAAAAGGTTTCACCATGAAACGCTATCTCATTGTACATCAACAAATTCATATGGGAGAGAAGTCCTATATATGCAGTGAATGTGGAAAAGGTTTTGTCATGGAAACAGAGCTCATTTTACATCAGCagattcatactggagagaaaccttatgccTGCAGTGAATGTGGCAAAGGCTTCTTTGTGAAAAGCCGTCTAGTGGTTCATCAGCGGactcatacaggagagaaaccttTTGTATGCAGTGATTGTGGAAAAGGCTTCTCCTCAAAAAGGAATCTCCTTGTACATCAGAGAACTCATAATGGAAACAAACCATAA
- the ZNF614 gene encoding zinc finger protein 614 codes for MIKAQELLTLEDVAVEFNWEEWQLLDSAQRDLYWDVMLENYNNLVSLGYQGTKPDMLSKLEHGREPCIIENEMRNRICPGIRKGDSYLPEHSRNQRFLKSMQQCSEQNAFRKSVHLSKTHFTLIQDRIFNLHRKALESSLSLINQKSSYGIKNPVEFNGDEKSFLHSDCGQLYSGIIFPESTEHISTQFQFLKHQRTHKIEKSLACVESEKPCSRKSQLISHESVHTGEKPSGGNPCEKSFSRNVTLTKHQKTQTQDTPHLTSEPRKGCTVKSSSPVHHQTCTGEKAYVCSECGKGFTMKRYLIAHQQTHSGEKPYVCGECGKGFSGKSNLTVHQRTHTGEKPYVCSECGKGFTMKRYLAVHQRTHTGERPYLCSECGKDFAVKSNLTVHLRSHTGEKSYICGECGKGFTVKSNLMVHQRTHTGEKSYRCNECGKGFTTKLTLIIHQRTHTGEKPYECNECGKAFSQKICLIQHERCHTGKTPFVCTECGKSYSHKYGLITHQRIHIGEKPYECDECGKAFTTKSVLNVHQRTHTGERPYGCSDCEKAFSHLSNLVKHKKMHIREMGRSSQVGNAFNRVPDHFL; via the exons ATGATCAAGGCCCAG GAATTGCTGACACTGGAAGATGTGGCTGTGGAGTTCAACTGGGAGGAGTGGCAGCTCCTGGATTCTGCTCAGAGAGACCTATACTGGgatgtgatgttggagaactATAACAATTTGGTGTCACTGG GATATCAAGGTACCAAACCAGATATGCTTTCCAAGTTGGAACATGGAAGAGAACCATgcataatagaaaatgaaatgcGGAATAGAATTTGTCCAG gAATCCGGAAAGGTGACAGTTATTTGCCAGAGCACTCTCGAAACCAAAGATTTCTGAAGAGCATGCAACAGTGCAGTGAACAGAATGCATTTAGAAAGAGTGTTCATCTGAGCAAAACACATTTCACCCTAATTCAAGATCGTATATTTAACTTACATAGAAAAGCTTTGGAATCAAGCTTAAGTTTAATTAACCAGAAGAGCAGCTATGGAATAAAGAACCCTGTGGAGTTTAATGGAGATGAGAAATCCTTTCTACATAGTGATTGTGGACAGTTGTATTCTGGAATTATATTTCCTGAAAGTACAGAACACATTAGCACTCAATTCCAATTCCTTAAGCATCAGAGGACTCACAAAATAGAGAAATCTCTAGCCTGTGTTGAAAGTGAGAAGCCATGCAGCAGGAAATCTCAGCTTATTTCTCATGAGAgtgttcatactggagagaaacccagTGGGGGTAATCCATGTGAGAAATCCTTCTCCAGAAATGTCACATTAACTAAacatcagaaaactcaaacaCAAGACACACCCCACTTAACCAGTGAGCCCAGAAAAGGCTGTACTGTGAAGAGCAGCTCCCCTGTACATCACCAAACCTGCACAGGAGAGAAAGCCTATGTATGCAGTGAGTGTGGAAAAGGCTTCACCATGAAGCGCTATCTGATTGCACATCAGCAAACTCATAGTGGAGAGAAACCTTACGTATGTGGTGAATGTGGAAAAGGATTCTCCGGGAAGAGTAATCTCACTGTGCATCAGCGCACCCACACGGGGGAGAAACCCTATGTATGCAGTGAGTGTGGGAAAGGCTTCACCATGAAGCGCTATCTTGCTGTACACCAGCGAACTCATACTGGAGAGAGGCCATATttgtgcagtgaatgtgggaaagatTTCGCTGTGAAGAGTAATCTCACGGTACACCTGCGATCTCACACAGGGGAGAAATCTTACATATGTGGTGAATGTGGGAAAGGCTTCACTGTGAAGAGTAATCTCATGGTACACCAGCGAACTCACACGGGAGAGAAATCTTACCGGTGTAACGAATGCGGGAAAGGCTTCACCACAAAGCTCACTCTCATTATACACCAACGaactcacacaggagagaaaccctatgagTGCAATGAGTGTGGTAAAGCCTTCAGTCAGAAGATATGCCTCATACAACATGAGAGGTGTCACACGGGAAAGACTCCCTTTGTATGTACTGAGTGTGGAAAATCCTATTCCCACAAGTATGGTCTCATTACCCATCAGAGAATTCACATaggagagaaaccctatgagtgtgatgaatgtggaaaagccttcacCACAAAGTCAGTACTCAATGTCCATCAAAGGACTCACACAGGAGAGAGACCATATGGGTGCAGTGATTGTGAGAAAGCCTTCTCCCACTTGTCAAATCTTGTGAAACATAAGAAAATGCACATCAGAGAAATGGGTAGATCCAGTCAAGTTGGAAATGCCTTTAACAGAGTCCCAGATCATTTTTTATGA